A stretch of DNA from Vulcanisaeta thermophila:
TCGCCATTACTTAGGGCTTTTAGGAGGGGCGAGGTTCGTAACCTATTCATAACATCGCACATAGCCGGAGTCACCAGGGAGTCTATTAAAAGGTATACACTGTACACAGCACGTGGGGTTAGGGATGCACTACTTAGTATCATGAGGTGATCGCCATGGTCACGGGTGGGGAGGCCGTTGTGAGGTCGTTGGCTGAGGAGGGCGTTGATGTGGTATTTGGGATACCGGGAACCCACGTATTAAGCCTATACGCTGCGCTCCATGACTATAGGGATAGGATTAGGCATGTGCTTGGTAGGTTTGAGCCTAGCATGGGCTTCATGGCCGATGGGTACGCAAGAGCCAGTGGTGAGGTTGGTGTTGCGATAGCCACTGCGGGCCCTGGCGCCACGGGCCTCGTAACACCACTGGCACACGCTAGTGTGGAGAGCGTGCCCATAGTGGCGCTCGCGGGTTTAACCCCAATAAGGACCGCGGGCAGGGGTTACTACCATGAGTTTAGGGGCAGGGATTCCCAGTTAAGTATTTTCAGGGCATTCACGAAAATGGCCGTTAGGGTTGAGGATCCGGGGGATATCCCCAGCGTGATTGCCAAGGCCTTTAGGGTTGCCAGGGAGGGTAGGCCAGGCCCCGTTTACATTGAGCTACCCAGGGATGTTCTTGAAAGTGAAACTGAATGGCGCGGGTACCAAAGGGAGGTTGTGACCAAGCCATCACCTGACCCGGAAATAGTCAATAAGGTGGCCAGGGAATTACTAAGTGCCGAGAGGCCCGTTATCTACGCAGGTGGCGGTGTGATAGCGGCCAATGCCAGCGAATTACTGGTGAGGGTTGCTGAGGAGTTGGGCGCGCCCGTGGTCACCACGGTTATGGGTAAAGGAGCCATACCCTTTGACCACCCACTACATGGTGGGTTAGCCGCGGGTTACTTCGGCGATACTGTCGCGGTTAAGTTGGTGGAGGGTGCGGACGTTGTTTTGGCAATCGGCACCAGGTTTAATGAGCTGGATACCGGCATGTGGTCCTTCGGGATAAGGGGTAAGTTGATCCATGTTAATATAGATCCCGAGGATCTCGGCAAGAATTACACGCCGTACATGACGGTACTGGCCGACGCCCTGGAATTCCTAAGGGCGCTTTATGAGAGGGTGCGTGGTAAGGGGCCTGGTAAGGATAGGGGTGTTAAGCTCATTAATGAGGTTAGGGAGAGCGTGGGTAGTACGGAATTACTGGAGATGGGGTATGATAAGAGTAAGATAAACCCAAGCGACCTGGTAAGGACGCTTAGGAAGGTCCTGGACAGGGATGCCATAGTCACGTGCGATGCGGGTGGGAATCAAGTGGCCATGTTCGAGTTCCCGGTCTACAAGCCGAGGACGTACTTCAACCCCACGGGATTCACCACACTGGGCTACTCAATACCAGCGGCCATTGGTGCCAAGATAGCACGCCCAGACGCCACTGTGGTTGCCACCACGGGTGATGCGGCCTTCTTCATGACGGGTATGGAGATAGCCACGGCGGCGGAGCTCAACCTAAACATAGCCTTTGTGATATTCAATGATAGGGCGCAGGGAGTACTTAAGTTACAACAGAGGCTCCTCTACGGTGGTAAGGTGTACGAATCCCACACATACCCCATGGACTTCTGCAGGTTTGCGGAATCACTAAGTGTAAGGTGTGTGAGGATTCAATCCAGGGATGAGTTGGAGGAGGGCCTTCATAACTGTATCTATGGCGGTAAAGGCCCATGCATAGCCGACGTGTTAATCAACCCCGATGCAATCCCCATCCCAATAACGAGGCAGTTAATGGCATTGTTCAGGAGGAGGGGTTCCTAATTCATTTAATAATTTGTTTAAATTGACCCATAATACTTAAGCAAAAGCTTTATAAAATCTTTAGTTAGCCAACATCAATGGAGGACGAGGGTAAGATCTTCCTCAGGGAGTCCACGGGTTTGGTTAAGGAGGCTGGCTTCTGGGATGCCGTATCAATAAACATAGCCAACATGTCCGCCGGCGCTGCCCTGGGCACAGTGGGCTTCACGCTAATGGCGTTACCGAGCATAGCGGGTGTGAACCTTGTCTACGCATCCATAATGGCCTTCCTACTCTCCATACCCCAAATCATAGTCTACACAATACTGACCACGGTGATACCAAGGACTGGTGGTGATTATGTTTGGTTAACCAGAGCCCTGGGTCCCCGGTGGGCATGGTTGAGTAATGGCCTTGTTATGGCCTTCGTAATACAGGCCCTGGCTTACTACGCATTGGTCGCCCTGGCTGGTGTGGCCCAGTTGACCTCCGTACTCCCCGTACTGGGTATGTCAATAAGCCTAAGCACCCCTGAGGTTGTGGGTATAGCCATCTCATTCTTCGCTGTGATTGTGCTTGTTAACATCCTGGGCACTAGGTATGGTATTAGGCTCATGACCGTACTAACCACATTATCCATACTGGGCCTGGTAACAGCCATACTGGTACTATTCCTAACCCCGCACTCTGCGATTGTGAAGGCGGTAAACTCCTTACTACCAAGCGGTTACTCATACAAATCCCTAGCTACATCGTACAGAGGCCCCACCTTTACATTAAGTGGTGCATTGATGGTCATACCCTTCTTCGCCCTTTACGTCTACCCATGGTTAATGGCCGGCCCTGCGATAGCGTCTGAGATAAGGGGTAGGAACGCCCTTAGGTGGAACGTACCCCTGGGCGCCCTGTTGACAATGGGGATGGCGACCCTGGGCTTCGCATCAATGTACTACGCACTGGGTTTTGGCTTCACCACAGAGGCCCTCTCAAACCCAAGCACCAACTCCATCATTAACTTCTGGACCGTGGCTATGGTGGCGTCGGGTAATAAGTACCTTGAGTGGTTCCTTGGGATCGTATCCGTGCTTTGGTACCTGGCCATACTAGCCTATGGAGCCATCCTGGTGGTTAGGTATTGGTTTGCCCTTGCCTTTGATAGGGTTTGGCCCAGCTTCTTCGCATACCTAAGCCCAAGGTTCGGAACACCAATATACGCACACCTAATTGACCTACTGGGCACATCCGCATTAATAGCCGCTGCGGGTTTCCTATACAACACATTCACGGCACTTTACGGAACCGAGGTGGGGCCACTAACCTACCTGGCCTTTGTGGGCATAGCCGCTGTGGTACTAGCCAGAAGGAGGGGCGACCTAGGTAGGGGCTCCAGGGCGCTCCTTACAATTGCCGGTGCCCTTCAATTTGCGGTTTTCGTGTACCTGGTTTACGAGTTCCTGGCATACCCCAGTATTTGGGGCGGTAATTGGCTCGCCTACGGTGTTGAGATTGGCGCCTTCGTACTGGGTGTTGTGGCTTACTTCGTGGCGAGGCACGTGAGCATTAATAAGTATGGGTTGGACATATCCGTTGCTTACCAGGAGATACCACCCGAGTGATTTAAATGCGTGAGAAGGTGGACCTAATCGTCAAATCCAGGTTCATAATAACAATGAGTGAGCCCATGGTTATTGAGGACGGCGCCATCGCCGTTAGTGAGGGCAGGATCGTGGCCGTGGGTAGGTCCGGCAGGATGCTCAGTGAGTACACGGCTGAGGAGGTTATCCAACGGGACAGGCACATAGTGATGCCGGGGCTCATTGACACCCACACCCACACACAGCAGGTGCTCCTCAGGTCATCAATAGGTGATTATGAACTGTCCCTACCACCCATATGGACCAGGTACCTCATACCCTTCGAGAATAGGTTAGATGATGACCTGGCATACCTATCCTCACTCCTTAGCCTCATTAACATGGTTAGGATGGGCACCACGTACTTCATAGAGGCTGGGGCACCAAGGCCTGGGGAGTTGGTAAGGGCTGTGAATGAGGTTGGGATTAAGGGTGTGGTCACCGCATCAACCTTCGACTTAATCAATGGGGAAAGGCTTGATACTAAGGGTGTTTTGAATAGGACGCTGGAGTTGATAGGTGTGGCTAGGGGTAATGCCAGGCCCTGGTGCTCCATTAGGCAGTTGATGATGGCGTCTGAGGACTTAATCCTAGGCCTAAGGGATTTATGCCTCAGGCATGGTTTAGGCATTACCTACCACCTCGATGAATACCAGGGAGAGGTTGACTACTCCCTAACCAGGTATGGTGTGAGGCCGCTTGAGGCCTTGGATAGACTGGGGATCACCAGTGTGAGGCCTTCTGTGATTGCCCACGGTGTTTACATGTCGGCCAGTGAGGTGGAGATAATGAGGAGGAAGGGCTTGGGACTTGCCTGGTGCCCCACGGTTGACTCAATACTCATGGGACCCCATTGGCTTGCATTTAATCATAGGGACTTAATCTTCGGTATTGGTAGTGATGGTGGTGCATTCACGAGCCTTGACCTGCTTCATGAGGTTAAGGTGGCCAGGGCATTGGGTAAGTCCTCCCTGGTATCCCACACCTATGATAAGTCTTCCCTGGACTCATTAACACTGTTGAGGGCGTTGACCGGCTTCGGGGGTGCGTTGGTTAATGATAGGGTTGGTGCCATTAGGGAGGGATTCTCGGCGGACTTCATAGTCCTTGATGCGAGAAGCACAGCATCCATACCCATCTATGACCCCATAAATGCCGTGGTGAGCATCCTCGAGGGTTCCTCGGTGAGTGATGTGGTTGTTAATGGTGGGTTCATAATGATGAATGGTAGGTTATTAACGGTAAGTGAGGAGAGGGTCCTCGAGCTCCTTGACAGGAATTTGGATAAGGTTTTTGGAATCATTAACGAATTAAGGGAGAGCATTAAGAGTGGGTAACCCCGCGGTTTTCCAAACTTAGTAGGTTCCTTAATTTACTAATGAATTCACCACTGTAGTAATTAACAAGCCTTAATTCGTTGATTACCGTGTCCGTGTCACGTCCACCCTTACTTAACTCCCTAATGACCTCACCCACCTCCCAGGGGAATACAATCCACTTGTCGGTCACTTCAACGTAGTACTCGGGCTTAACCTTGGACCAGGGCTTTAGGAATAGCGTGGCTACCCTGAGGTCCCTGGCCCCGTAAAGCCTTATCAAGTCCCTCGCCTTCTCCAGCGTCTTACCTGTATCTGCAACATCATCCACTATCAAGACCACCTTATCATTGAGGTTTGTTATTAATGGGTGAGTGACCACGGGCTCGGCCTCACCACCTATCCTGGTACCATAACTCCTAAGGCCCAGGACCACTAGGTCCTCCACGCCCAGGAAGTCCGAGATGAGCTTACCCACTATGTAGCCTCCCCTAAGTATGGCTATTACGGTATCGGGATTGTAACCACTACTCCTTATCTTAATTGCCAGGTCCATGGTCATGTTCACGAGCATGTCCCAATTCAGCACCAGGAACCGGGACTCCATGTTTATTAACCCATGATCCCTGGAATTAATAACACTTTTGCCCACGTGGCGTGAATACTACCTAAGCCCTGGGAGAAGCCTTATTAATGCATGGTCTATCAATAATGTGTCCCTCCACGTAGGTGTGATGAACTTCAGCGGTCAGTATAACCACTTAATACTAAGGAGGGTTAGGGAGCTAGGCTTCACGGGGGACTTCGTGGACCTAAACGAACCCGTGAACCAAATCATTGAGAGGTTCAGGTGCCTCATTATCAGTGGTGGTCCCTGGAACGTGCCTGAGGACCTGCCCAGGCTGGGTAATGCCCAGAGGCTCATCCTCGAGTTTCCAGGCCCTGTACTTGGTATATGCCTCGGTCACCAACTCATGGCTTATACATACGGTGGTGAATTGGCCAGGGTTAACCCAGAGTTTGGTGGTGTGAGGATCATGGTTGATGATGAGGATACACTATTCCGTGGGTTACCCAGGGAGTTCAAGGTTTGGGAGAGCCACAACATAAGCGTCATAAGGGCACCCAGCGGGTTTAGGGTTATAGCGCATAGTGATAGGGTTCCCGTGGAGGCCATGGTTAATGAGGATATCAGGAGGTTCGGTGTTCAATTCCACCCAGAGGTGAGCCACACGGAGTACGGTAGGGAAATACTGAGGAACTTCCTAAACCTATGCCATTAAATCAAATCATTAAATAAACCCACAATTAAGCTGGGGAATTACCAGTAAAGCATTTAAAAGATTCATAAAAACAATACGTAATGGATGTAAAGGCGTTCATAAACCAGGTGGTGGAGGCCATTAAGCGAGTACCATTGAGGTGCGCCCTGGCCGCGGTCAGCGGTGGTGTTGATAGCACCACCAGCGCAGTCCTAGCGAGGCTGGCACTGGGTGATAGGTTGAGGGCGGTCTTTATGGACACAGGCTTCATGAGGATCAACGAACCACAAAGCGTTAGGGATGCCCTTAGGGACTTACTACCCCTGGAAATAATAGATCTGAGTAATGAGTTTTACAGCAGCATGATGGGCCTGGCAGACGCTGAGGAGAAGAGGTTAAGGTTCAGGGAGACCTTCTACAACGCATTATCAAGGATCGCCAGGGACTATGGCTGTGATTACCTGGTTCAGGGAACCATAGCCCCAGACTGGATAGAAACTAAGGGTGGCATTAAGACGCAGCACAACGTCCTGGAGCAGCTGGGCATAGATACGGCTAGTAAGTACGGGTTTAAACTCATAGAGCCCCTGAGAGAGCTGTACAAGGACCAGGTTAGGGAGGTGGCCAGGGAGTTGGGCATACCCAGCCTAATCATTAATAGGCAGCCCTTCCCAGGGCCTGGACTGAGCATTAGGGCCGTGGGCAGGCTGACCCTGGAGAAGCTTGAACTTGTTAGGAGGGCCACGGCAATAGTCGAGGATGAGCTCTCGGGCATGGGGCTAAGCCAGTGGTTCGCAGCCGCCTGGGAAGACGACTCATCATTTAATGATGACCTATCAAGGGCCATTAGGAATTACGGAGATTTAGAGGTGGAGTTGTTCAGGGTAAGGGCCACTGGGGTTAAGGGAGATTCCAGGGAGTACGGGGGTATAGCCCTGGTCAGGGGTCACGTTAAGAGTTGGGAGCTCATATATGAGCTTTACGATGCAATAACCACCAGGAGCAACGTGACCCACGTCATTTACGAACTAACCAGGAGGGGCCGTGGTGGGTATTTCGTATCCATTAGGGCTGTGGAGACCCAGGACTTCATGACCGCAGAGGTCCCCAGGCTGGGTAGGGAGTTATTAATGGGTGTGGCCCAGAAGTTGATGAGGTATGATGAGGTTTCTGCCGTGGGTTTTGACGTAACGCCAAAACCCCCGGCCACTATTGAGTACGAGTAATTGAATACCAAGCCCACTGGTGGTTACTCATAATAACCATCCCTGGATGTTAAGACCATGTCAGGAATACCCAACGCGCAATCCCTTCAATATTCCCTAGGGATTACCTGGATTGTGAGGGTTTGGTGTTTTAAGGGCTTAGCCGAAGGCCTTGACCAACCTTGCCAGGTAATCCCAGTATTCGTCTATTTCCTTCTCTATCTCCTTTATATCCTCCGGCGTCAAGTGGGCAAACCTCCCCTGCCTCTTTAGATACTCCACTATCGGCTTCCTCCTTGACTTGTCCAGGTGGGTATTGCTTGGTGGGTTGAGTATTATCTTACCATGGTCCCACTCGTATAGTGGGAAGTACCCTGTTTCCGTGGCCAGCCTGGCTATTTCAATGGTCTGCTCCTCAGGGTACTTCCAGCCTGGTGGGCATGGGGCTAGTACGTGTATGAATGCAGGCCCCTCGTTTAGGCGTTCCAGGGCCGTCCTTACCTTATTCGCCAGGTCTATTGGGTATGCTATGTTTGCTGTGGCTGCATATGGTATGTGGTGAGCCATCACAATACCCATTATATCCTTCTTCCTCTGCACCTTACCCCTCATTACCTTACCCACGGGTGATGTGGTGGTCCACGCGAAGTGCGGTGTTCCCCCGCTTCTTTGTATTCCTGTGTTCATGTAGGCCTCATTATCATAAAGCACATAGAGAACCCCATGACCACGCTCAAGCATACCACTAAGAGACTGCAAACCAATATCATAAGTACCACCATCACCAGCTATCACCATTACCCTGGCATTGGTGTCAGTAAGCCCCTTCCTTCTAAGCACCTTCAGCGCTGCCTCTATTCCGGAAGCCACGGCTGCGGAGTTTTCAAAGGCCACATGTATGTAAGGCACACCCCAGGCGGTGTATGGGAATGATGTTGTGGTGACCTCTATGCAGCCTGTGGCGTTGACCACTATGATGTCATCCCCAGCGGCCTTCAACAACCACCTAACCGCTATTGATGGACCACAGCCAGCGCAGGTTAGCTGACCAGGTCCATACCTCTCCTCAGCGGGTAACTCCCTTATGTTTCTGAAGTAGACCTTCATGCTCTCAACCCCATGAACATTGTCCTCCTTGGGAAGTAGCCCGTGTTTTTGAATTCCACGAGCTCCCTTATTAATTCATAAAGGTCCTCTATGAATATGGTTCTTTGGGATATGCCGTGGACCACGGAGACCACGGGCACACTCACACCCTGGCTATACATGGCAGCCACAACCTCATTGAACACGGGGCCCTCGAAGGTGGACCCAGGCGATAACGCCCTGTCTATGACCGCAACAGCCTTAGCATCCTTTATCGCCTTAACCACCTCCTCAGTGGGGAAGGGCTTGAGAACCCTTATCCTAAGGACCCCAGCCCTTATCCCATTCCTCCTGGCCTCATCCACAGCCTCCTTGGCATTCCCCGTGGACGCGCCCCCGTATGTTATGAGTATGTAGTCCGCATCATCAACCCTGTACTGCTCCACAACGTCGTAATCCGTCCCGAAGGCCTTGTTGAATTCGCCCTGGATCTCCTTAATCACTGACTTGGACTCCTTAATCGCATTTATCACCTGGTACTTAATCTCATAGTACCAGTCCGGACTTGCTATCACGCCCATGGTTATTGGATTCCTTGGGTCAAGCCTTGGCCTGCTCCTATTCCTCGGGGTGAACCTCCTAACCAACTCTTCGTGGTAGAGTTCCACGGGTTCCATGGTGTGGCTCATGAGGAATCCGTCGTAGGCCACCATAACGGGCAGTAACACCCTACTATCCTCAGCAATCCTATAAGCCATGATAATCGAATCATAAACCTCCTGAGCCGTAGACGCGATGATTATTATCCACCCCGTATCCCTGGCATTCATTATGTCCTGATAATCACCGTGGATGCTTATTGGTGCTGATAAGGCCCTGCCTGGCGTGGCCATTACCACGGGTAGCCTGAGGCCCGATGTTATGTGTAGTATTTCATGCATTAGCTCAAGGCCCTGGCTGGAGGTTGCTGTGAACACCCTGGCGCCTGCCGCGGAGGCCCCCACCATCGCCGATAACGCGCTGTGCTCACTCTCCACGGGTATGAACTCCGCATCCAACTCCCCATTAGCCACGAACTCCGCTATCTTCTCTATGATGGTGGTTTGCGGAGTTATTGGGTAGGCGGCCACCACATCAACATCCACATCCTTAACCGCGTAGGCAACCGCGTAATTACTAGTTAACCCAATCCTCTCTCTAACCACCTCATCCCTAACCTTTAACTCGGCCTTCATGGTCTCACCCCACCTCGGGCACCATCTTTATAGCCTTTACTGGGCATTCGTGGGCGCATATCCCACAGCCCTTGCAGTGGTCGTAATCGATCTCGTAGGTCACATCGTACTTCCTACCTGTCTTGGTCACGTAGGGCTTGCTCAACTCCAGTATGGCTGGTTCTGGGCAGTACATCCAGCATATCCTGCACCTAATGCATGCGTCCTGGTCAATGACTGGTCTCTCGGTTCTCCAGGTACCCGTTAGGTTGTTCCTGGAGTTCCTGGGCTCGAGTACGTAACCACCCAGTGGTATTTCCCTCCAGGTTAGTGGTTTCATGGGCTCATCACCTGGGCCACCTTATAGGCCTCCTCCAGGGCCTCCGCATTTAATCTACCCAACTTCGGCCCAAAGGTCTCCACCACCAATTGCTTCACCGTCTCGAGATCCACGATATCCAACACTTTAAGCAATGCGCCCAGCATTGTCGTGTTAACTATGGGCTTACCCAGGTGCTTTGTGGATATTTCATACGCATTCACAACCACTACCTTACCCGTGAATCCCGTGATCAAGGGCTTCACCGTATTGAGCCCCGTGGCATTTATTACTATGTAGTCCCTCGTGGTGCCCACTATATTAAAGACCTCCAGGAGCCTCGTGTCAAAGACCACAGATATGTTGGGCCTCTCCACAGGCTCCCTAGCCGCTATACTCTCCCTGGACAGCCTAACATAGGCCCTAACAGGGGCTCCCCTCCTTTCAGCGCCATACTCAGGAAAGGAACTCGCAAAGAGGCCTCTCCTAATGGCCGCCTGTGCTATGATCTGGGCCGCAGTCACAGCGCCCTGCCCACCCCTTCCGTAGAATGTGATTTCCACGGTATTCGTCATTACGGTCCCTATTTACACCTAAAATGCATTATTTATAACCCTTACTCTTTATATTCATAATTATCAATAATTATATTCTAAAGGGGGAACCACACCCACTAAAAACCGTAATTCACCAGACCATCAACATCAAGGCAGTGTATTAATAAGCCTTTTCATATCCCGATAGAAGTTCTGGGTATGGTTTTTAATGCAACCCCCTGTGTCTGACGTGATGGTTAATGTCATATGCACCACAACATCAGATGGCGATGTTCTGGATCTATTCTCCAGGGCCAAGTACCTG
This window harbors:
- a CDS encoding thiamine pyrophosphate-binding protein — protein: MVTGGEAVVRSLAEEGVDVVFGIPGTHVLSLYAALHDYRDRIRHVLGRFEPSMGFMADGYARASGEVGVAIATAGPGATGLVTPLAHASVESVPIVALAGLTPIRTAGRGYYHEFRGRDSQLSIFRAFTKMAVRVEDPGDIPSVIAKAFRVAREGRPGPVYIELPRDVLESETEWRGYQREVVTKPSPDPEIVNKVARELLSAERPVIYAGGGVIAANASELLVRVAEELGAPVVTTVMGKGAIPFDHPLHGGLAAGYFGDTVAVKLVEGADVVLAIGTRFNELDTGMWSFGIRGKLIHVNIDPEDLGKNYTPYMTVLADALEFLRALYERVRGKGPGKDRGVKLINEVRESVGSTELLEMGYDKSKINPSDLVRTLRKVLDRDAIVTCDAGGNQVAMFEFPVYKPRTYFNPTGFTTLGYSIPAAIGAKIARPDATVVATTGDAAFFMTGMEIATAAELNLNIAFVIFNDRAQGVLKLQQRLLYGGKVYESHTYPMDFCRFAESLSVRCVRIQSRDELEEGLHNCIYGGKGPCIADVLINPDAIPIPITRQLMALFRRRGS
- a CDS encoding APC family permease is translated as MEDEGKIFLRESTGLVKEAGFWDAVSINIANMSAGAALGTVGFTLMALPSIAGVNLVYASIMAFLLSIPQIIVYTILTTVIPRTGGDYVWLTRALGPRWAWLSNGLVMAFVIQALAYYALVALAGVAQLTSVLPVLGMSISLSTPEVVGIAISFFAVIVLVNILGTRYGIRLMTVLTTLSILGLVTAILVLFLTPHSAIVKAVNSLLPSGYSYKSLATSYRGPTFTLSGALMVIPFFALYVYPWLMAGPAIASEIRGRNALRWNVPLGALLTMGMATLGFASMYYALGFGFTTEALSNPSTNSIINFWTVAMVASGNKYLEWFLGIVSVLWYLAILAYGAILVVRYWFALAFDRVWPSFFAYLSPRFGTPIYAHLIDLLGTSALIAAAGFLYNTFTALYGTEVGPLTYLAFVGIAAVVLARRRGDLGRGSRALLTIAGALQFAVFVYLVYEFLAYPSIWGGNWLAYGVEIGAFVLGVVAYFVARHVSINKYGLDISVAYQEIPPE
- a CDS encoding amidohydrolase family protein, which produces MREKVDLIVKSRFIITMSEPMVIEDGAIAVSEGRIVAVGRSGRMLSEYTAEEVIQRDRHIVMPGLIDTHTHTQQVLLRSSIGDYELSLPPIWTRYLIPFENRLDDDLAYLSSLLSLINMVRMGTTYFIEAGAPRPGELVRAVNEVGIKGVVTASTFDLINGERLDTKGVLNRTLELIGVARGNARPWCSIRQLMMASEDLILGLRDLCLRHGLGITYHLDEYQGEVDYSLTRYGVRPLEALDRLGITSVRPSVIAHGVYMSASEVEIMRRKGLGLAWCPTVDSILMGPHWLAFNHRDLIFGIGSDGGAFTSLDLLHEVKVARALGKSSLVSHTYDKSSLDSLTLLRALTGFGGALVNDRVGAIREGFSADFIVLDARSTASIPIYDPINAVVSILEGSSVSDVVVNGGFIMMNGRLLTVSEERVLELLDRNLDKVFGIINELRESIKSG
- a CDS encoding phosphoribosyltransferase is translated as MGKSVINSRDHGLINMESRFLVLNWDMLVNMTMDLAIKIRSSGYNPDTVIAILRGGYIVGKLISDFLGVEDLVVLGLRSYGTRIGGEAEPVVTHPLITNLNDKVVLIVDDVADTGKTLEKARDLIRLYGARDLRVATLFLKPWSKVKPEYYVEVTDKWIVFPWEVGEVIRELSKGGRDTDTVINELRLVNYYSGEFISKLRNLLSLENRGVTHS
- a CDS encoding GMP synthase subunit A: MSLHVGVMNFSGQYNHLILRRVRELGFTGDFVDLNEPVNQIIERFRCLIISGGPWNVPEDLPRLGNAQRLILEFPGPVLGICLGHQLMAYTYGGELARVNPEFGGVRIMVDDEDTLFRGLPREFKVWESHNISVIRAPSGFRVIAHSDRVPVEAMVNEDIRRFGVQFHPEVSHTEYGREILRNFLNLCH
- a CDS encoding GMP synthase (glutamine-hydrolyzing), which gives rise to MDVKAFINQVVEAIKRVPLRCALAAVSGGVDSTTSAVLARLALGDRLRAVFMDTGFMRINEPQSVRDALRDLLPLEIIDLSNEFYSSMMGLADAEEKRLRFRETFYNALSRIARDYGCDYLVQGTIAPDWIETKGGIKTQHNVLEQLGIDTASKYGFKLIEPLRELYKDQVREVARELGIPSLIINRQPFPGPGLSIRAVGRLTLEKLELVRRATAIVEDELSGMGLSQWFAAAWEDDSSFNDDLSRAIRNYGDLEVELFRVRATGVKGDSREYGGIALVRGHVKSWELIYELYDAITTRSNVTHVIYELTRRGRGGYFVSIRAVETQDFMTAEVPRLGRELLMGVAQKLMRYDEVSAVGFDVTPKPPATIEYE
- the porB gene encoding pyruvate synthase subunit PorB, producing the protein MKVYFRNIRELPAEERYGPGQLTCAGCGPSIAVRWLLKAAGDDIIVVNATGCIEVTTTSFPYTAWGVPYIHVAFENSAAVASGIEAALKVLRRKGLTDTNARVMVIAGDGGTYDIGLQSLSGMLERGHGVLYVLYDNEAYMNTGIQRSGGTPHFAWTTTSPVGKVMRGKVQRKKDIMGIVMAHHIPYAATANIAYPIDLANKVRTALERLNEGPAFIHVLAPCPPGWKYPEEQTIEIARLATETGYFPLYEWDHGKIILNPPSNTHLDKSRRKPIVEYLKRQGRFAHLTPEDIKEIEKEIDEYWDYLARLVKAFG
- a CDS encoding transketolase C-terminal domain-containing protein, giving the protein MKAELKVRDEVVRERIGLTSNYAVAYAVKDVDVDVVAAYPITPQTTIIEKIAEFVANGELDAEFIPVESEHSALSAMVGASAAGARVFTATSSQGLELMHEILHITSGLRLPVVMATPGRALSAPISIHGDYQDIMNARDTGWIIIIASTAQEVYDSIIMAYRIAEDSRVLLPVMVAYDGFLMSHTMEPVELYHEELVRRFTPRNRSRPRLDPRNPITMGVIASPDWYYEIKYQVINAIKESKSVIKEIQGEFNKAFGTDYDVVEQYRVDDADYILITYGGASTGNAKEAVDEARRNGIRAGVLRIRVLKPFPTEEVVKAIKDAKAVAVIDRALSPGSTFEGPVFNEVVAAMYSQGVSVPVVSVVHGISQRTIFIEDLYELIRELVEFKNTGYFPRRTMFMGLRA
- a CDS encoding 4Fe-4S binding protein, yielding MKPLTWREIPLGGYVLEPRNSRNNLTGTWRTERPVIDQDACIRCRICWMYCPEPAILELSKPYVTKTGRKYDVTYEIDYDHCKGCGICAHECPVKAIKMVPEVG
- a CDS encoding 2-oxoacid:acceptor oxidoreductase family protein, which gives rise to MTNTVEITFYGRGGQGAVTAAQIIAQAAIRRGLFASSFPEYGAERRGAPVRAYVRLSRESIAAREPVERPNISVVFDTRLLEVFNIVGTTRDYIVINATGLNTVKPLITGFTGKVVVVNAYEISTKHLGKPIVNTTMLGALLKVLDIVDLETVKQLVVETFGPKLGRLNAEALEEAYKVAQVMSP